A stretch of DNA from Propionispora hippei DSM 15287:
GTAGGTAATGACGGGGAGATTTTTCGTAAAGCAAGGCGGAGGAAGTCGGCATACCGGACGTATGCCGACTGACGGCAATTGCAGTGAAAAATGTACCGTCAGTATCCACGGGATTAGGGGTGATGCGGTACAACCATATACGGGACTGTATTGCGGTGAAAGCAGCCGCTTTTGCTGCTATACAGTCATTTGCCCGGAGACTAAGTCGCATTTATTTTGGAAGGGGATACAGACCGTCAGCGTGACTCAGTCGCCGGCTAGTAAAGGCCAGATCAAGGAGGAATTGCTGATGGAGCTCAGTATTGTCATCCCGACCTATAACGAACGGGATAATGTTGTTGCGATTGCCAGCCGGATACAGGCGAGCCTGCCGGCCGGGACCGGGTATGAAATTTTGTTTGTCGACGACAGTTCCGATGATACGCCTGAGATACTAAAACAATTGGCCAAGAAGGATAGTCATGTGCGGTGGTTTCACCGCAGTAATCGCCGGGGGTTGGCTCAGGCGGTGGCTGAAGGGATTGAGGCATCGGACAGTGAGTATATCATCGTGATGGATGCCGATCTCCAGCATCCGCCGGAAATCCTTCCTCTGATAGTGGAACGTTTGAGGCAGTACGATGTGGTGATTCCCAGCCGGTTTATTCCGGGCGGCTCCGACGGGGGACTAAACGGGTGGCGCAAGCTGGTATCCTGGGTGGCAAGAAAGCTGGCCAATCTGGCCATAAGGCGGCTGCGTGACATTTCCGACGCTACCAGTGGCTATTTTGGCTTGCGGCGGGCGGTAGTAGACCATATTCGGCTGGAGCCTGTAGGGTGGAAAATTCTGCTCGAAATCCTCGTAAAAGGAAAGTACCGGACCGTGCATGAATTGCCTTACTCTTTTGCCGTCCGTGATCAAGGCGTTTCTAAGATGTGCCTGCGGGAGCAGTGGAACTATCTGCGGCACGTGGCGAGGCTGCTCTGGACAAGCCCCCAGGATATGCGGTTTATCCTATTTTGTCTTATTGGGGCTATTGGCGTAGTCGTTAATATGAAGCTATTGAACTTTTTTATCAGCCTGGAGCTATGGGGTGATTTGCAGGCGTCCTGTATGGCGTCGTTCCTGGCTATGGTCCATAATTTCCTGTTAAACAACTGGCTGACCTGGCGGGACCGGAGCCTGGCGCCGGTCAGCCTGATCAAACGGTTTCCTCCTTATCTTATGGTATCCTGTCTGGGTATTTTGGTTACCGGACTGACGGCAAAAGGCTTCACCCTGCTGGGTTGGAATATTTATGCCGGCCAGTTTGCCGGCATAGTAGCGGCCGCCTGCTGGTCGTTCACTCTAAACAACCGCTGGGTATGGCTGTTGCCGGCCCCAAGCTGCGAGACGGCTAAGCTTGTGGTTACCCAGGAAAGTGCGCTGGAGAAGGTCGTTGATGAAACTGTTATATAGACATCCGGTCTGGCTGGCCTGCGGGGTGCATCTGCTATGTATGTATATTGGTGTGACGCTGGCTGCCAGTCTGGTCCAGCGACCGCCGGCCGGTTTTGTGAATCCCGGCGTGTATGGTCTGCCTGAGCTTGCCAATGCTTTATTCAAATGGGACGCCCATTGGTATACCTTTGTAGCTGAACATGGCTATAGCAAGCAGTCCATCGTTTTCTTTCCTTTATTTATCCTGCTTATTAAAGCGGTGGCAAGTAGCGGACTGAGTTATGCGCTGGCAGGTTTCCTGGTGAGCAATGTCTGCGCTTTAATTACCTATCCTCTTTTGTACCGCCTGTTGCGGCTGGACTTTCCGGAGCAGTTGGCTATTCGCGGCCTGTTGGTTTATGCGCTGTTTCCCACCTCCTTTTTTTTGCAGAGCGTATACACGGAGCCGCTCTTTTTAGTATGCACCTTTTCCTGCGTCTATCTGTGCCGGCGGCGCAACTGGGTTTATGCCGGGCTGTGGGGTGCTCTGGCGGCATTAACAAGAAATATCGGGGTTGTACTAAGCCTGTTTATGCTTTATGAAAGCTACCGGACTTATGGCAACAGAATAGGCCGGGCGGTGGCCCGCCTGGCGTTCTTGTTTCCGCTGATGGCTTTTCTGGGCTTTTGCCTGTACAATTACCGGCAATTTGGCGATGGATTCGCGTTTTTGCACGGACAGGAGGCCTGGGGACGTCAGTTTGGACTGCCCTGGAGCAACTTATGGCATAATATGCTGTATATCAGTCGTGGTGTGTCCATCTTTGAAATAGGGGTAATCGCCGATCAGCTACTTGTATTGGTTGCTCTGGTTTGCCTGGCAGCCGGCGGCTTTTGCGGTGTTCAGCCGTCCTACCTGCTCTTGGGCGGAGCCTGGCTGTTAATACCGCTGCTGTCGACTTCAACAGTATATCCTTTGTATAGCCTGGCCCGCTTTGTGTTGGTTATTTTTCCGGTCTATTTTGTCTTGGCCAAGCTGCCGAAATTCTGGTATTGTGCCTGGCTGTTGGCCAGTGCAGCCGGGTTGATCTTTTTTACGGCGGCCTTCAGCAGTTGGTATTGGATTGGCTAGTACCTTGTCAATCCTAAAACTGTAGAATACTGGCGAAACTATTTTTTTGCAAGGCAAGGCGGGGGAAGGCATGCCGGAAGTATGCTGACTGACAACGAAAAGGGCTTGCGGCAAATATACCGTTAGTATTCACGGAGCAAGGTTTGATAAGGTACTATTGATACAAAACAGCCAGAGTTTGCCCGCTCCGGGGGCATACTCTGGCTGTTTTTAAACGGTTGACTTTATCGGGGGTTTATAGCTACGATAGTAACGAAACCATAAAATGGCACAGGAAGGGTTATTCCAGCTTTAGAGGTCCGGTTTCCACCAACTGGTCAATATCCACGGTAATCGTATTGCCTTTTTCCATGTAGGTGACTTCGGCCTTGCTGGTGCCCTTGTCGACCTTTTCCAGCCATACGTCGTTACTGCGGTACAGGACACCGATTACATCGGGAGAATTGATAATTTCTTCCGCCCTGGTGGCTTTCATCAAATCATCCTCTCTTTTCCGTTTAGTATGTGCCGGAAAGAAAGGAGTATGTAAGTTGTTTTTTTAAAAAGTTACGGAAAGAAGGGAATCTCTTGAAGCATTACCGGAAAGAACTGACTTTTCATATTCCCGGCCGGCGAGGCTTTTTAAACATAACCGGCTATGTGGCGGAAGCGCTGCGGGAAAGCGGCATTAAGGAGGGCCTGTTGCTCTGCAATGCTATGAATATTACGGCCAGCGTGTTCATCAATGACGATGAGCCGGGCTTGCACCAGGATTTTGAAGTCTGGCTGGAAAGGCTGGCACCTGAAAAACCCTACAGCCAATACCGGCATAACGGTTATGAAGATAACGCCGATGCTCATTTAAAGCGGACAGTCATGGGGCGGGAGGTGGTTGTTGCCGTAACCGGCGGCAGGCTGGATTTTGGCACCTGGGAACAGATTTTTTATGGTGAATTCGACGGAAAACGGGATAAGCGGGTATTGATTAAAATTATTGGCGAGTAGGAAACAACTAGACTTGAAATTTGCTGATTTCTCCCTGCAGGTTCGTGGCCAGTCTGGCCAGCGTCTGACTGGCGGAGGAAACCTCTTCCATCGATGCCAGCTGTTCCTCCGTAGCGGCGGAAACTGTCTGTGTTTCACTGGCTGCCGCCCGGCTTAACGTGTCGATTTCTTTGGCTGCCATAGCGACGTGCTGACTGCTGGCCGCCATCTGCTCTATGGCAGCGGCGATTTCTGTTACTTGTTCGGAAGTCTGGTGAATGACTGTGACAATTTCCTGAAAAACCTGGCCGGAAGTGCTGACGACTTCCGTACCCAGCTTGACTTCCCGGGAGCCTTCCTCCATGGCTACAACCGCCATTTCGGTATCACTCTGGATTTCTCCGATTAAGGTTGATATTTGCTTGGCTGCGTCCTGAGACTGTTCGGCCAGTTTGCGCACTTCTTCAGCGACAACCGCGAAACCACGGCCCTGCTCACCGGCCCGGGCCGCCTCAATAGCAGCGTTTAGGGCCAGCAGGTTGGTCTGGCCGGAGATGCCGGAAATGGTGTCGACAATTTGCCCGATTTCCTTGGAGCGTTCCCCCAGTTTGGCTACTACCCGGGCCAGGGTAGTTACAGTATTGTCGATATGCTGCATTTGAGCCACGGCTTTCTGAATGGATGCATCGCCCTGATTGGCCTTGCCGGCAGCCTGCTGTGAACTGGTGGAGGCTTCCGCCGTATTGGCGGAAATTTGCTCAATGCCGGCGGACATCTGTTGGGCTATGGCTGAAGTTTCGTTAGCGGTAGTTACCTGGTTTTCCAGCTCTTTGGCCACTTCGGTGATGGCCAGAGCTACCTGGTTGGCAGCCTGGGCCGACTGTCCGGCGCCGGAGCTTAGCTCCTCCGAAGAAGCGGCTACCTGTTCAATAGAAGTACTAACCTGGTTGATCAGGCCCTGCAGGCTGGAACGGGTGTGTTCCAGCGCCTCCGCCAACTGCCCCAGTTCGTCGCGTCGCTGGGGCATCAGCCGCTGGACGCGAAAATCACCGGTGGCAAAGGTGCGGCAAAGCTC
This window harbors:
- a CDS encoding mannosyltransferase family protein, which encodes MKLLYRHPVWLACGVHLLCMYIGVTLAASLVQRPPAGFVNPGVYGLPELANALFKWDAHWYTFVAEHGYSKQSIVFFPLFILLIKAVASSGLSYALAGFLVSNVCALITYPLLYRLLRLDFPEQLAIRGLLVYALFPTSFFLQSVYTEPLFLVCTFSCVYLCRRRNWVYAGLWGALAALTRNIGVVLSLFMLYESYRTYGNRIGRAVARLAFLFPLMAFLGFCLYNYRQFGDGFAFLHGQEAWGRQFGLPWSNLWHNMLYISRGVSIFEIGVIADQLLVLVALVCLAAGGFCGVQPSYLLLGGAWLLIPLLSTSTVYPLYSLARFVLVIFPVYFVLAKLPKFWYCAWLLASAAGLIFFTAAFSSWYWIG
- a CDS encoding H-type small acid-soluble spore protein, with the protein product MKATRAEEIINSPDVIGVLYRSNDVWLEKVDKGTSKAEVTYMEKGNTITVDIDQLVETGPLKLE
- a CDS encoding secondary thiamine-phosphate synthase enzyme YjbQ — its product is MKHYRKELTFHIPGRRGFLNITGYVAEALRESGIKEGLLLCNAMNITASVFINDDEPGLHQDFEVWLERLAPEKPYSQYRHNGYEDNADAHLKRTVMGREVVVAVTGGRLDFGTWEQIFYGEFDGKRDKRVLIKIIGE
- a CDS encoding glycosyltransferase, with the translated sequence MELSIVIPTYNERDNVVAIASRIQASLPAGTGYEILFVDDSSDDTPEILKQLAKKDSHVRWFHRSNRRGLAQAVAEGIEASDSEYIIVMDADLQHPPEILPLIVERLRQYDVVIPSRFIPGGSDGGLNGWRKLVSWVARKLANLAIRRLRDISDATSGYFGLRRAVVDHIRLEPVGWKILLEILVKGKYRTVHELPYSFAVRDQGVSKMCLREQWNYLRHVARLLWTSPQDMRFILFCLIGAIGVVVNMKLLNFFISLELWGDLQASCMASFLAMVHNFLLNNWLTWRDRSLAPVSLIKRFPPYLMVSCLGILVTGLTAKGFTLLGWNIYAGQFAGIVAAACWSFTLNNRWVWLLPAPSCETAKLVVTQESALEKVVDETVI
- a CDS encoding methyl-accepting chemotaxis protein — its product is MGLFANLKVLYKLASLIAVALLAISCIGYTGFYYLNHSHNAMTALYQERLVPVQTIGEIRDLTRKANGAILETMLTVDDKKGQELQATLQDAAQKVNEKLQFIDKLPLDDNARALLTKSNATLSKYREARKEVLSLAAQHKNNEAFALYTTQVEPLALAFIGGLQELSNYYVTLSEQTNKASEDYFARAMIIVVSIFLLSCLLLIGSGIAIARNITVPLTAMVELCRTFATGDFRVQRLMPQRRDELGQLAEALEHTRSSLQGLINQVSTSIEQVAASSEELSSGAGQSAQAANQVALAITEVAKELENQVTTANETSAIAQQMSAGIEQISANTAEASTSSQQAAGKANQGDASIQKAVAQMQHIDNTVTTLARVVAKLGERSKEIGQIVDTISGISGQTNLLALNAAIEAARAGEQGRGFAVVAEEVRKLAEQSQDAAKQISTLIGEIQSDTEMAVVAMEEGSREVKLGTEVVSTSGQVFQEIVTVIHQTSEQVTEIAAAIEQMAASSQHVAMAAKEIDTLSRAAASETQTVSAATEEQLASMEEVSSASQTLARLATNLQGEISKFQV